From Pseudomonas hormoni:
CTCCAGCAACCAGGCTTGCAGGCCAAAATTACCGTTCCATATCATGCCTTCGAAAAACGGATAGATGAACGCCACGATCAGGGCCGTGGCACACAACTGCGGCACGAAACGGGCGCGCTCGGCGATGCCGCCGGAAATGATCGCGGGTATCGCAGCCGCGAACGTCAGCAGAAAGAAGAACTTCACCAGGCCATAACCATGATCGGCGTTGATCACCGCCGCCGGTTGCAGGAAGGTCACTCCGTAGGAAATCCAATAGCCTATAAAGAAGTAGGCCAGGGTCGAAATGGCGAAGTCGCTGAGGATCTTCGACAAGGCGTTGACCTGGTTCTTCTGTCGAACCGTACCGACTTCGAGAAAGGCAAAACCGGCATGCATGGCCAAAACCATGACAGCACCAATCAAGATGAACAACGTGTTGGAGCTATGGACCAGACTGGCCACAGCGCTTTGCAGATTTTCCATGGAGTTGGCAGACCTGAAGGCTAAAAAAGCACCAAAGCAGTTCGCGCAGACAATTCATGCACCAAGTTGCAACCTTTCAGGATCTACACATTGATCCTGATGTGCCGCTTTGGCGCACAAGGCGGGAACCTTTGCGCGGGTTTTCATTATTTGAGTTAAGGTTTTGCTCTATTCCTGCCCGACAACAGCGCAATCACGCGGGCCGGCGCACCACGACATAGCAAAAGTTGTACCAGTGATTTGCACTGAACCTTCACGCAAGGCTCATACTCGAACGCAACAGAAGCCACTTACGGAGATCACCAATGGCCAGCATCAAGGCAAAGACTGCTCAAGAAATCCTGATGAACGACTTTCAGACACTGGTCAGCGACACTGAACGGTTGCTGGAACACACCGCAACACTGGCTGGCGATCAGGCTGATGAGTTGCGCGAGCAAATCCACGACAGTCTGCTGCGTGCACGCGAAACCTTGAAATTGACTGAAGACTCCTTGCGCGAACGCAGTAAAGCCGCCGTTACCGCCACCGAAGACTATGTACAGGCCAACCCATGGCAATCGGTCGGGATCGCGGCCGGTGTGGGCTTCCTGATTGGTCTGCTGGCAACCCGGCGCTGATTATGGCGATCGGCGAATCCGGCTCGTCCGCGACGGGCCCAAGCTCTTCACCGCGGCGCCTGGGTGCCGCATTCCTTGGATTGCTGCACAGCCATGTCGAACTGTTCGGCATTGAATTGCAGGAACAAAAAGCGCGCACCGTCAGCCTGTTGCTGTTCGCAGGCCTGGCACTGGTGTTTGCCTTGCTGTTGCTGGTGGGGTTGTCGACGCTTGTTCTGATCCTGTTTTGGGACACTTATCGTCTGCCCGCCATCATCGGGCTCTGCGTGTTCTACACCCTTGCGTGCATCTTCTGCGGGATGCGCCTGAGGGCGGCGATCTTTGATGAGTCCTCGCCCTTCCATGGCACCCTGGAAGAATTGGCCAATGATCGGGAGCGCCTGCTGCCATGAACCTGCCTGAACTGCCTCACAACAGCTCGCGCACGGAAATGCGCAAGGCGCTGATTCGCCTGCGCATGGAAATGCATCGCCAGGAAATTCGCCACGAATCCGCGCAACTGCTGCAACCCTTGCAGCGGGTGCGCGGGATGACGCAAAACCTGCAGGACGGTTTCGGCATCAAGCATGCCCCGCTCTGGGGCGTGGCGGCCGTGACCCTGCTGGGCTTTTTGACCGGCAAGGGCACCAGGAGCGGCGGCGTGAGCAGCCTGACTCGACTGGTACGCCTGGGCACCACACTGGGACCTTTGATCAAGTTGGTCATGCAAGGTTCTGCGCCTAAACACTAAGCCACTATCTGGCTGCATTCTTGCAACATCACCGGGATGAACCTCTTTATCGAGAGGTTCAGACCTGCGTGCCTCCCCGGTCATCAGGTTTCATCCAAAAACAAGACCTACTAAGGAGGCCTCGTGATCGACGGGCAACCGCTCGCCTGCTTTCAACCGTTCATCGATACCGCCACCGGCCGTATCGCCGGCGTCGAGGCATTGGGTCGACTGCGTCAGGCCGACGGTCAACTGACCTCCGTGGGGCCGCTGTTTGCCGACCCGCGAACCCCGGCCATAGCCCTCCGCCGTCTGGATCGCCAGATCCGTGATAACGCCCTGAGCCGTTTGCACGAAGCGCCCGCCGACTGGTTTCTCAGCCTGAACATGTCGCCGCGCTGGATCAGTCGCTTGCGCCCGGACCAAGCGCTGCCAAGCCTTAAGCAATTGAACCGGCATGGCGTCGACCCACAGCGAATTGTTTTCGAGATCACCGAACTGGGCGGCGACATCCAACGCCTGGCAGACGTGGTTGCGCGATATCGGCAAGCCGGTGCGCGGATCGCCATCGATGATTTCGGTGCCGGTTACTCACAGCTCGATCGTGTGCTCGCTCTGCAACCGGACATCCTCAAGCTGGATATGCGGTTGTTCCAGGCCGCTGCGTTGGGCGGGCCCAGCAGTGACGTGGTCAAGGCCCTCGCGCAAATGGCGGAAAAAACCGGTTGCTGGATCATTGCCGAAGGAGTGGAAACCGAAGCGCAACTGAATTTTGCCCTGGAGTGTGGTTCGCGTTATGTGCAGGGTTTTCTGTTCGCCCGCGCGCAAGCCGACTTCTTTGCCACCGACGCTTTTGTCGAGCGCTTCGCCGAACTGCGTCAGCGCTATGTCCAACAGAAACTGGCTGAACGCGGCCGACTGATGATCATGCGCCAGCAACTCAGCGAACTGATGGCGATCCTGCAAACGTGGGCCCAGGCGTGCGCGCCGCTCAGTGCCTTGCCACAGCTGGACGCCTTTCCCTGGCTGTTGCGCTTCTATCAATGCGACCGCCATGGCACGCAACTGACACCGAACCTTGAATGGCGCAACAACGGCTGGGAAGCCGACGATCGTTACCTGGGACACAACTGGTCATGGCGTCCGTACTTCTATCATTTGCTGGCAGAGGGTTGGGATGAGCGCCGGCTGACGCTTTCCAACACTTACCGTGACGCCACCAGCAACCAGTACTGCCTCACTGCCGGGCAGTTTTTCAACAACGGCGAACGACTGCTACTCATCGATATCGATGCCGCCGGGCTGTAGTTCCGCTTGCAGGCATCGGTGTGAAACGGGAAGCTAGGCGCTCAGTCACCTGACGGAGAGAACCAGCCTTGGATTGGCAAACCCTGCTCACCCGCGAACGCCTCGGAAAGCCTCTGCACAGCCCGGAAGAACTCGGCCGCAGCCCTTTCCACAAAGACCACGACCGCATCATTTTCTCGGGCGCGTTTCGCCGCCTCGGGCGCAAGACCCAGGTTCATCCGGTCTCCAGCAACGATCACATCCACACGCGCCTGACCCACTCGCTGGAAGTCAGTTGCGTCGGCCGTTCGCTGGGTATGCGCGTCGGCGAAACCATCCGCAGCGCACTGCCTGACTGGTGCGAACCCAGCGACCTGGGCATGGTGGTGCAATCGGCTTGCCTGGCCCACGACATAGGCAATCCACCCTTCGGTCACTCTGGTGAAGACGCAATCCGTCACTGGTTCCAGCAAGCCGCCGGCCGTGGATGGCTGGATGCAATGAGCGAAGTCGAACGTGATGACTTCCTCAATTTCGAAGGCAACGCCCAGGGCTTCCGGGTGCTCACCCAGCTGGAATATCACCAGTTCGATGGCGGCACCCGGCTGACCTACGCCACGCTGGGTACCTATCTGAAATACCCATGGACGGCCAAGCACGCCGATTCACTGGGTTACAAGAAACACAAGTTTGGCTGTTATCAGAGTGAACTGCCGCTGCTGGAGCAGATCGCTCATAAACTCGGCCTGCCGCAACTTGAGGAACAACGCTGGGCACGCCATCCGCTGGTGTATCTGATGGAGGCTGCCGACGACATCTGCTACGCGCTGATTGACCTCGAAGATGGCCTGGAAATGGAGTTGCTGGAGTACGCCGAAGTCGAGTCCCTGTTGCTGGACCTGGTGGGCGACGATCTGCCGGAGACCTATCGTCAGCTCGGCCCGCGGGATTCGCGTCGACGCAAACTGGCAATCCTGCGGGGCAAAGCCATCGAGCACCTGACCAACGCCGCAGCCCGCGCCTTTGTCGAGCAACAGGACGCGTTGCTGGCCGGCACGCTGCCTGGCGATCTGGTGGAACACATGCACGGCCCCGCCAAACGCTGCGTACTGAATGCCAAAGACATGGCGCGCAAAAAGATCTTCCAGGACAAGCGCAAGACCCTGCACGAGATCGGCGCCTATACCACGCTGGAAATCCTGCTCAACGCGTTCTGCGGCGCGGCGCTGGAACAGCACAACGGTCGGACGCCGTCCTTCAAGAGTCGTCGCATCCTTGATCTGTTGGGCAACAACGCGCCCGACCCTTACGGCCCGCTACACACTTCGTTCCTGCGCATGATTGATTTCATCGCCGGCATGACCGACAGCTATGCCAGCGAAATGGCGCTGGAGATGACCGGCCGTTCGAGCCACTGACGAAACCCGACTGAACAGCCATTACACCATCAGGAATGGCTGATCAGCCACTGAAACCCCAAGTGCGTTCAGCATTCACCGAATTCCCCTACACCTCACGCCGAGCAAACTGATCGATTGCTCGCCATTCTCGCGAAATAATGACAGGCCCCTCTGTATGAGAGATAAAGCGTGAGTAATCCCAGGTTCGAAGACGATTTGCGCATCCTGCTGGTGGAAGATCATCCCTTTCAACTAAGGGCGACACAGTACCTGCTTGAAAGTTACGGTTTCACCCAACTGACGACCTCCGACAGTGCCCAAGGTGCCTTGCAACAAATGCTGGCGGCGGTGCAACCATTTGACATTCTGTTGTGCGATCAATGCCTACCCGATCTTCCCGGGCTGGATCTGGTCAAATTCGCCAGTCATCGAGGGATGATCAAACAGGCAATACTATTAAGCAGTCTGACCTGCACAGAACTTGAAAGACTTGAAAAAACAGCAAACGCACACGGACTGCCCCTACTTGGTTACTTGACAAAACCATTGAAACAATTCGAATTCAGAAAATTATTGAGCTCAATCCAATTATAAAAAAACAAATTTCGACACACTCCATCCAAGCACTACTTGAAACTTGCGAAGTAAAACTTTGAAACACCGACTGACACCAGTAACTCCACCCGTCCTCATTCAAAACCTAGTTGATTCGTAGCCCCATTCCTTTTCGCTTGTAGGACTTTTCCTATATTGCTGCTTGAGGTCCGTCAGTTCATGCGTCCCATCAACTATCTGAGCTAAGGTGCGCGCTTTATTTGAGCTCGTATGGGATTTGATTATGAACTCCGTTTTTATTGTCGACGATCACCCTGTCATCCGTCTTGCCGTCCGAATGTTACTGGAGCACGAAGGTTACAAAGTTGTCGGCGAATCCGACAATGGGGTTGACGCCATGCAGATGGTGCGTGAATGCATGCCTGACCTGGTCATTCTCGATATCAGCATTCCAAAGCTGGATGGCCTTGAAGTTCTCGCGCGTTTCAACGCAATGAGTACACCGCTTAAAACACTGGTATTGACTGCGCAGTGCCCGACACTGTTTGGTATTCGCTGCATGCAATCCGGGGCGTCAGGTTATGTCTGCAAACAGGAAGAGCTGAGTGAACTGGTCAGCGCCATAAAGGCGGTATTGTCAGGTTACAACTACTTCCCCAGTCAGGC
This genomic window contains:
- a CDS encoding phage holin family protein; this encodes MAIGESGSSATGPSSSPRRLGAAFLGLLHSHVELFGIELQEQKARTVSLLLFAGLALVFALLLLVGLSTLVLILFWDTYRLPAIIGLCVFYTLACIFCGMRLRAAIFDESSPFHGTLEELANDRERLLP
- a CDS encoding DUF883 family protein → MASIKAKTAQEILMNDFQTLVSDTERLLEHTATLAGDQADELREQIHDSLLRARETLKLTEDSLRERSKAAVTATEDYVQANPWQSVGIAAGVGFLIGLLATRR
- a CDS encoding EAL domain-containing protein — encoded protein: MIDGQPLACFQPFIDTATGRIAGVEALGRLRQADGQLTSVGPLFADPRTPAIALRRLDRQIRDNALSRLHEAPADWFLSLNMSPRWISRLRPDQALPSLKQLNRHGVDPQRIVFEITELGGDIQRLADVVARYRQAGARIAIDDFGAGYSQLDRVLALQPDILKLDMRLFQAAALGGPSSDVVKALAQMAEKTGCWIIAEGVETEAQLNFALECGSRYVQGFLFARAQADFFATDAFVERFAELRQRYVQQKLAERGRLMIMRQQLSELMAILQTWAQACAPLSALPQLDAFPWLLRFYQCDRHGTQLTPNLEWRNNGWEADDRYLGHNWSWRPYFYHLLAEGWDERRLTLSNTYRDATSNQYCLTAGQFFNNGERLLLIDIDAAGL
- a CDS encoding response regulator transcription factor, whose translation is MNSVFIVDDHPVIRLAVRMLLEHEGYKVVGESDNGVDAMQMVRECMPDLVILDISIPKLDGLEVLARFNAMSTPLKTLVLTAQCPTLFGIRCMQSGASGYVCKQEELSELVSAIKAVLSGYNYFPSQALNPVRGDDVRYAELELFKSVNDRELMVLQLFAQGRTNKEIAKGMFLSNKTVSTYKKRLMQKLKAKSLVELIEMAKRNALV
- a CDS encoding deoxyguanosinetriphosphate triphosphohydrolase; the protein is MDWQTLLTRERLGKPLHSPEELGRSPFHKDHDRIIFSGAFRRLGRKTQVHPVSSNDHIHTRLTHSLEVSCVGRSLGMRVGETIRSALPDWCEPSDLGMVVQSACLAHDIGNPPFGHSGEDAIRHWFQQAAGRGWLDAMSEVERDDFLNFEGNAQGFRVLTQLEYHQFDGGTRLTYATLGTYLKYPWTAKHADSLGYKKHKFGCYQSELPLLEQIAHKLGLPQLEEQRWARHPLVYLMEAADDICYALIDLEDGLEMELLEYAEVESLLLDLVGDDLPETYRQLGPRDSRRRKLAILRGKAIEHLTNAAARAFVEQQDALLAGTLPGDLVEHMHGPAKRCVLNAKDMARKKIFQDKRKTLHEIGAYTTLEILLNAFCGAALEQHNGRTPSFKSRRILDLLGNNAPDPYGPLHTSFLRMIDFIAGMTDSYASEMALEMTGRSSH
- a CDS encoding response regulator is translated as MSNPRFEDDLRILLVEDHPFQLRATQYLLESYGFTQLTTSDSAQGALQQMLAAVQPFDILLCDQCLPDLPGLDLVKFASHRGMIKQAILLSSLTCTELERLEKTANAHGLPLLGYLTKPLKQFEFRKLLSSIQL